The Microcoleus sp. bin38.metabat.b11b12b14.051 genome contains a region encoding:
- the hetZ gene encoding heterocyst differentiation protein HetZ: MREICQSVDTIFQLLLDELKKSTRASEQNCQDVAGRLAAEVTRICTESQRIQTSGDIEGSAQSLAQHRLQQCLHYYNLGSGPGRVELHSTLSAIVYRYITPPQVQSSYQARVELIKDFLQAFYLEALKAFRRETQLSPTYSPRTRLELAEYMAFVERFGKRRIPLPRNRSQQLIILRAQTFSQQQPKETSVDMEQAAEGGATDSDQTWNDTSVHSVREAMARQGSSAIRSLGDESESLRQNVIDELVAYLKERDQKDCADYFVLRLQDLPTNEIESLLGITPRQRDYLQQRFKYHLLRFAMSHRWELVHQWLEADLDRNLGLLPSQWQIFGEQIGPEGQRLLKLKQQGLSESAIAQTLGSTVAQVQKRWFKLLELAWELRNSSDSGEGASSDE; this comes from the coding sequence ATGCGGGAAATCTGCCAGAGCGTGGACACCATATTTCAACTGCTGCTAGACGAACTTAAAAAGTCCACTCGCGCGTCTGAGCAGAACTGCCAAGATGTAGCAGGCCGACTCGCAGCAGAAGTCACTAGGATATGCACAGAAAGCCAGCGGATTCAAACCTCCGGAGACATAGAAGGTTCAGCCCAGAGCCTGGCTCAGCACCGCTTGCAACAATGCCTCCACTATTACAATTTAGGCTCCGGGCCCGGGCGAGTAGAATTACACAGTACCCTCAGCGCGATCGTCTATCGCTACATAACTCCTCCGCAGGTGCAGTCTAGCTATCAGGCGCGAGTAGAACTGATCAAAGATTTTTTGCAAGCATTTTATCTGGAAGCCTTAAAAGCATTCCGGCGCGAAACCCAACTTTCACCTACCTACAGTCCCCGCACTCGCTTAGAACTAGCAGAGTACATGGCGTTTGTAGAGCGCTTCGGCAAGCGGCGCATTCCTTTACCTCGCAACCGCAGCCAGCAACTAATTATTTTACGCGCCCAAACTTTTTCCCAGCAGCAGCCGAAAGAAACCTCTGTAGATATGGAACAAGCCGCCGAAGGGGGGGCTACAGATTCCGACCAAACTTGGAACGACACATCGGTACACTCGGTGCGAGAAGCGATGGCCCGTCAGGGTTCGTCAGCAATTCGCTCGCTAGGTGACGAGTCAGAATCTCTGCGGCAAAACGTGATAGACGAATTAGTCGCTTACTTGAAAGAACGCGATCAAAAAGACTGCGCCGATTACTTCGTGCTGCGGTTGCAAGACTTGCCGACTAATGAAATAGAGTCGCTGCTGGGCATCACACCACGCCAAAGAGATTATTTGCAGCAGCGCTTCAAGTACCATTTGCTCAGGTTCGCCATGTCGCACCGCTGGGAACTCGTTCACCAGTGGCTGGAAGCAGACTTAGATCGAAATTTGGGTTTGCTGCCTTCTCAGTGGCAAATTTTTGGTGAGCAAATCGGCCCAGAGGGGCAGCGTTTGTTAAAGTTGAAACAACAGGGTCTGTCAGAGTCGGCGATCGCGCAA
- the sds gene encoding solanesyl diphosphate synthase: MISSTLLFSSVEEDLRLLTENLKQLVGARHPILYAAAEYLFGTKGKRVRPAIVLLVARTTMPDRLITEKHRRLAEITEMIHTASLVHDDVVDESDLRRGVPTVHSRFNNRVAVLAGDFLFAQSSWHLANLDNLPVVKLLSEVIMDLAEGEIQQGLNGFDTSLSIEAYLEKSYYKTASLIANSSKAAGCLSEVSAEIADDLYNYGRNIGLAFQIVDDILDFTASTETLGKPAGSDLRSGNLTAPALFALEEKPYLEVLIEREFAQEGDIEQALSLVADSRGIERSRELATHHAQQAVEYLAALPHSESSQALIDLADYVLSRLY, encoded by the coding sequence ATGATCTCTAGCACTCTCCTATTTTCCTCGGTTGAAGAAGACCTGCGACTGTTGACAGAAAACTTAAAACAGTTAGTGGGTGCCCGTCATCCCATATTGTACGCGGCTGCAGAATACTTATTCGGCACAAAGGGAAAACGGGTGAGACCCGCAATAGTCTTATTGGTGGCCCGGACAACGATGCCCGATCGTCTAATTACGGAAAAACACCGCCGTCTCGCTGAAATCACGGAAATGATCCACACAGCTAGCCTAGTTCACGACGACGTAGTAGACGAGTCGGATCTGCGGCGGGGAGTACCCACAGTACACAGTCGGTTTAACAACCGAGTGGCCGTATTGGCGGGAGATTTTCTGTTTGCTCAATCTTCATGGCACTTGGCGAATCTGGACAACCTGCCAGTAGTCAAACTGCTTTCAGAAGTGATTATGGATTTAGCTGAGGGGGAAATTCAACAGGGACTAAATGGATTTGACACTAGCTTGTCGATCGAAGCGTACCTCGAAAAAAGTTATTACAAAACAGCGTCTTTAATTGCCAACAGTTCCAAAGCTGCCGGCTGTTTGAGCGAAGTTTCAGCGGAAATCGCAGACGATTTGTACAACTACGGTCGCAACATTGGTTTGGCCTTTCAAATAGTAGATGATATATTAGATTTCACCGCTTCTACGGAAACTTTGGGGAAACCCGCAGGCTCGGATCTCAGAAGCGGTAATCTGACAGCACCAGCCCTATTTGCCCTGGAAGAAAAGCCTTACTTGGAAGTTCTCATAGAACGGGAGTTCGCCCAAGAAGGAGATATAGAGCAGGCTTTGTCACTGGTAGCAGATTCTCGCGGCATAGAGCGATCGCGAGAACTAGCAACCCATCACGCACAGCAAGCTGTCGAATACCTAGCTGCCCTGCCCCATTCAGAGTCCAGTCAAGCTTTGATTGATTTAGCCGATTACGTTTTGAGCCGGCTTTATTAA